A window of Ardenticatenales bacterium genomic DNA:
TGGGAATGGGGCGTTCGTTGCGATATTTAATGCCGGCATCCGTGCGCCACTACATCCACGACCACCACCTCTACACCACCGCCTGATCCCCCGTGTCCCGCAAACGCTCATCCATCATCACCATCCTGCTGCTCTACATCTGGATAGCCGCCCTCCTCCTCATAGCCGCCCTCCTCCTCTGGTCCGCCACCCACCCCACCATCCCCATCCACTGGACCACCGAAAGCGAACTCGACGTGACCGGCTACAACCTTTACCGCGCCGATGATCCCAATGGACACTTCCACAAAATCAACACAGACCTGCTGCCCCCCGCCGCCGACCCCTTCCTCGCCGGCGACCACAACTTCGTCGATACCGGCGTCCGCTGGGGACAAACCTATTACTACCAACTGGAAACCATCCGGCGCGATGGCGGCACCAGCCGCGGCGACATCATCAGCCTGAAAGCCGTTTTCCGGCTTTTGACGCCATAAAATGAGTATGATACCATCACTAACTTCTTTGTAGGGCGCGTTTGCAACGCGCCTGCATCCGCACAATTGACTGGCCGGAGGAATCCGCTTGGCCCTGACAACCCCCGTACGCGCAAAAATCATCCTCAACATCGCCGACTTTGTGGTGGCCCTGGAAACGATCGACGAGACAGTGGCCGACCGCATCCATGAGCGATACCGGCAATTCTTGGGAACCGACGAGACACCCCATTTCACCATCGCCATTCAAGCCACCCCCGACGTGCTCTTCCTGCCCATCGAACCGGGCAACTGGGTGATCGAATCCGACTTCGACAACAACCGGATCACGTATCGCTCCTATCGGGAGCAAGGTGAGGTGGATGTGCGTTCGCGGATGGGCCAACTAGAAATTGCGCCCACGGCGGATATTGAAAACTTCCTGCGCGTGGTCTACGCCTGGCTTTGCGTGCAAAATGGGGCGCTGCTGCTACACGCGGGTGGCTTGCTGCGGCACGCCAACGGGCTTGGCTACGTCTTTTTCGGTCCCAGCGGTGCCGGCAAAACGACCACCACCGGCCTCTCGCGCCACCTGGGCACCATTCTCAGCGACGACCTGGTCATCATTCGCTGCCACGACGACCACTGCACCTTGCACGGCGTCCCCTTTCGCGGCGAAATGGACGACGCCCCCCGCGCCAACCAGTTTGCACCGCTGAAGAGCATTTACCGTCTGCGCCAGGACAAAAAGCACTTCGCGGCTCCGTTGCCGCACGCCGTCGCCGTGGCCGAACTGGCCGCCGCCGCACCTTTTGTCGTCGGCAACCCACACCTGAACGATCACCTCCTGCGCGTCTGTGACCGCGTGGCCCGCCTCGCGCCCGTGCGCGAGCTTCACTTCAGCAAAGACACTGGATTTTGGAAGGCAATCGATGAATATGATGCAGTTGCACCCTAAACCTCACCCGCAAACTGCCGGCAGAGTCATAGAGGGCGAAGCAGTCCTGATCCTGGCGGACAGCAGCGAAATCAAAGTCCTCAACGACGTCGGGTCGCGCATTTTTGAACTGGCCGACGGCAGCCGCTCCGTGGCCGCCATCTGCCAGATGATCGCCCAGGAGTACGACGTCACCCTGGAGGTCGCCCGCGCCGACGTAGCCGATTTTCTGCGGGAGCTGGTGGATGTTCACGTTATGGTTTTCGCGGAAGCGCAAGACGAGGCGAAATGACCGAGCAATACCGCGACGCGGACGGCCAGATCAACCTCTATCAGAATATCGTCAACAAGACGCAGCGGCAGCACCGCCTGCTGTCCGTGCAGTGGGAGATCACTTACCGCTGCAACGAACGGTGCACCCATTGCTACCTGGATGTGCTACCGCCGGGGGCGCAAATGCCCGGCGAAGTCAGCACGGAAGAGGCCAGGCGCATCATTGACGATCTGGCCGGGTTGGGCGCGCTGACGATCACGTTCTCCGGTGGCGAGGTTTTCTTGCGGCGGGATATTTTTGAGATTTCCCACTATGCGCGTCAGAAGGGTTTTGCCATCCGCTATTTTACAAATGGCATCTTGATCAAACCCGGCGTTGCTGATAGGATTGCAGCGGTAAAACCCGTGGTGGTGGAGATGAGTGTTTATGGCAGCAATGCCGGCACGCATGATTCCATCACCCAGGTCCCCGGCTCTTTCGACCTGACCATGCGCGCGATCAGGCTGCTTCTCGAACGAGGCGTGCGCTGCCTGATAAAAACGCCCATCATGAAGGAAAATATCGGCCAGGTTGTGGAATTGCAGCAGCTTGCGGCCGACCTGGGCATCGGTTTTCAGTACGATTTGACGATTATTCCAAAGCACACCGGCGATGTTTCCCCATTGCGGCATCGGCCCACCGATGACCAGTTGCTGGGTTTCCTGCGCGAACGGGTCACGCCGGAAACGTGGAATCTGTACCCCCAGAACGACTCGTTCCGCTTCTGTGGGATTGGGATGAACAGCCTGAATATCAGCCCGACCGGCGATATTCAAACATGCCTGGGCGCTCGCGTAACTGCCGGCAATCTACGCGAAGCCCCCATCGCCCAAATCTGGAAAGAATCGCCTGTCTGGGAAGAAACCAGCAGCCTCACTCTGCAAAACCTGCCTGTTTGCTCAACATGCGAGCTGCGCCAGTTCTGCGTCCGCTGTCACGGCACAGCCGCCTTTGAAGATGGCGATATGCTCGGATGTTCATCTGTCGCTTACCGCGAGGCACGTTTGCGTCGCCAAGCGTACCAAGAAAACCGTCGTCTCATGGATAAAGGAGTTAATTAGGATGCTTAACAACGACAAAGTGGAACAGAAAAAAGCCTACGAGAAACCGTCCGTCATCCACAGCCAGGTATTGGAAAGCGTCGCCGGGGCCTGCCCACCAGGTGAACCCACCAACGGGAAAACCGGTACGGAGCAGACCTGCCAGCAAATTGCCAGCTAACGACTTAATCGGGCGACTTCACATAACCGAGACCAATCCAACTGCCTGATACGGTACGGTCAGGCGGGGCTTTATTGTTTCTGGATGTACCCCGCGTACCCAGGGCGGCAGCCTGAAGCTGCCGCCGTCCTGGTGATTGTCTGGCGACGCAGCCGGTACGCTGAATAAAGGGTAACGACCTGTCCGGCGGCCTTCATCCTCGCAGGCTTGTCGTTACACCACCCAGGCGTAGCGCAACCAACGTTTGTCCGCGGACAAACGCAATGAGACAACCGAAGATACTCTACAGGAGGGTATCTACCCTGACCACCACGCAAGGGCTAGATAAGCGTTTATCTGGCCCTTGTTGCTGTCTGGGCTGCCTGATTTGAGGAACCATACACCCTATGGATGACGTGAAGAGTAACCTGAATCGGCCCTCCACCGCCGGCCATCGTCTCCCCCTTTTGGCCGCGCTCGTCCTCGCCCTCCTTATCGCCGCGTCCTTGCCCTCCTTTGCTCAATCTTCATCGGTTAGGCCAACCAGCGCCGCATCACCGCCACGCTGCCGGACGAGGGCGTCAACTCCTCTCCGCCGACGACAACGGCGTGACCATTCACATCCGCGTCCCTCCCTTGCGGCGCGCCCCTCTCCTGAGGATGATGGCTATCAGCAGCTTAGCATCGCCGGGTACGCCAACCTGGAAATGGCGGGCTATCCATCATTACCGCAACGGAACGTCTTCATCGCCCTCCCACCCGGCGCGGAGCCACGCCTGACGCTGCGGCAAAGCAGCCAATACACCGTCGCCGATGTGCTTGTCCTCCCCGCCGCGCACAGCCAGCTTTTAACCTACGACTACGGCGATCCACATGCCGTCCCCACCTTCGCCCGCGCCCGCACGCCGGACCAGGCGGTGTACGCAACGGACACGCTCTTTCCCGCGGCGCCGGTGAGCCTGGGGCAGGAAACATGGCTGCGGCAGCAGCGGGTGGTGGTGCTGCAAGTCCGCCCCGTGCAGGCCAACGCCGCCCGTCGCTCGCTGGTGGTGCACACGGAAATGGACGTGCGCATCGACTTCGAATTCCCCCGCGGACGCGCGCCGCGACAGTTGGCGCGTCCGGAAAGTCCCGCCTTCGAGCGCGTGCTGCGGGATACGGTGTTGAATTATGACCAGGGGCGCGATTGGCGGCAGACGCAGCCGCTGATGACGGCTGCGCAGACGGCTGCGCAAACGGCGGCGTCTCCCTGCCTGGGCAGCAATGCGTTTCGCATCGGGGTGCAGGAGACGGGGATTTATGGGTTGAGTCAGGTGGCATTGCAGAATGCCGGCATTCCCCCCACTCTCTCCGCCGCCAGTTTACGCATGTGCCACCGCGACCAGGAAATCCCCATCAAAGTCCTGGATGCCAACGCCAACCAGCAATTTGACAGCGGTGACACCATTCTCTTTTATGGTGTGGCCTTGCGCACCCAGGAAACGGACACCAACATTTACTGGCTGACCTATGGGGGTGAGGATGGGCTGCGGATTGCCGAAAATGCCGGCAATCCCAACGGCGCCACCCGGCCCGTCAGCTACGATTCCCGCACCCACTTTGAGGAAGACCACAGCTACTACAGCCGCATCCCCACCGAAGACCTCAACGACCACTGGTACTGGGGCGCACCCCTGAACTCCGCCGGCGTAGACACCCTCACCATCGACTTCTCCCTCGACAACCTCTCCACCATCGAACACACCGTCCCCATCACCGTCGAAGTCTGGGGCTGGATTCAAGACGAAAACCACAGCTACCGCGTCCATCTGAACGGCTACCCCGTAGGCACAACCACCACCTTTTATGGCTCAGGCGTGGAAAACGTCAGCAGCACCTTCACCGCCAGCACCGACCCCGGCGTCCTCATCAACGGGACCAACACACTCACCATTGAAGCCGTCCTCAACGGCAACGGCACCAACCACTCCCTCCTCGTCAACTGGGCGGAAATCATGGTGCAGCGCAAATTCGTGGCCGTCAACGACCGCCTCCGCTTCGGCTATCAGCAAGCGGGCACATGGGAATTCAAAACCAGCGGCTTCAGCGCGCCCCCCCTCATCCTCAACGTCACCGATCCGAACCAGCCCGTGGAAATCACCACCACAGACGGCGGACCGGGCAATGTCATCTTCGGGCAAACCCTCAGCGGTCCGGCGCAATACGCCCTCAGCGCCCCCGCCGGCTACCTCACGCCCGCGAGCATCGTCAAAGATACTCCGTCCAACTTGCGCGGAACCGGGCAACAGGCGGACTACATCATCATCACCGACCCGCTGCTGAACAGCGCCCTCGCCCCCCTGGTCAGCCTGCGCCAGCAGGAATTCACCGTCAAAAAAGTGATCGTACAGGATATTTTCGACGAATTCAGCTACGGCATCTTTGACCCCCGCGCCATTCATGATTTCCTGGAATACACGGCCACGTCCTGGCAATCCCCCGCGCCCACCTACGTCCTCCTCGCGGGCGACGCGACCTATGATTACCGCAACCTGTTGGGGCTACAATCCGATGGCGAAGCCTATGTGCCTGCCTATCTGCGTTCTGGCATCGACAGTGACCTGGGTGAAGCCGCCGCCGATAATCAGTACGTGGATTTCAACGGGGATGGCCTGGAGGATATGTTCCTGGGGCGACTGCCGGCACGCAACGCCGGCGAAATGACCATCATGGTCAACAAAATCATCGCCTACGAAAGCGCCCCATCCGATCCCACGTGGCAAAGCGCCCACCTGTTCCTCAGCGATAACGGCTTTCTTCCCCCCGTGGCAAACCCCACCGACCCGTGCGAGCAGGACGCCGCGGGAGATTTCTTCGCCCATGTGGAGAATTTCGTGCAGGCGTATCTGCCCAACAGCCAGACGCTCCACCGCGTTTATTACGCCCCGCCCGACTGCTACCCGCGCGCGGAGTATCCCGTCTACGCTTCCTACTTCGCCACCAGCGCCGAACAGGCCACGCTCCGCTTTTTGCCCTTGTACAATCAAGGCAGCGAATTTGTCAGCTACGTCGGTCACAGTTCCATCCTGGAATGGGGTAAGGAAAAGTACTTGACCACGGACATGATGCCGCAGTTGCAAAACGGCGGCCGCACGCCCATCATGCTGCCGATGACGTGCCTGGTCGGCTTCTACCAACAGCCGCAAGGAGACAGCCTCGCCGAGGCGATTCTGAAGAACAGCCAGGGGGGGTCCATCGCCAGCTACGCGCCCACCGGTTTGCAGGTGCAGCATGGACACGATTACTTGTTGCAGGGTTTTTACACGGCGGTCTTCGCGAATCATGCGGAACGATTGGGCGAGGCGGTCTATGGGGCGAAGCAGCATTTGTTCGCCAATGATTCGTTTGCGCAGTTCGAGGATTTGCAGGACACGTACATGCTGTTGGGTGATCCGGCGCTGCGGTTGAATAGCTGCCGGCATTGTACACGCACCTTCCTTCCCCTCTCTCTTTCGCAACCATGACGCCCCTGGACACGCCCGCCATTGCCAACCTCCTGCGCCAGACGCTGGCGGAAGGGCAAGAACCTTTCGTCATCATCACCAGCGACAGCATGGCCCCCCTCTTCCGCCCCGGCGACCAGGCGCGGATCGAAGCGATCCCCTGGCAGTCGCTCCATCCGGGCGACATCCTACTGGTGGAAGCCGCCACCGATCTGCTCACGCATCGCTTGCGCGAAATTGTGACGCGGCAAGGTGTGACGTATCTGCGTTTGCGTGGTGATCGCCCGCTGGACTTCGATGCGCCCATCCCGGCGGAAAAGCTGATCGGTCGCGCCACCGCCCGCCGCCGCGAGGGTCGCCTGCTCCCGCTACGGCAGGGTATGGGGCGCTGGTTGAATGTGCATCTTGCCGGCATCAACGGCTGCGAATCCCGCCTCTTTGCCCACGCCACAAGCCCACTTCCCCGGAGTAGCCGCCTCATTCGGCGCGCTTTCTACATCTGGGCTAAAATAATCGTCGCAGTCGTCGCCGTTTTCGGCAGTAAGAAAATCGTAAAGAACAATCAACGAACAACGGAAAGCAGACAACCTTCAACCGGCAACACCCTTGATCCCCACGATGTTTCGTAGATGTCCCTCCGTCCTATTCCTCGCTTTGAGCCTGGCAGTGGCGCTGCTGTCGCGGACCACAACCGCGCGCGCCAGCGTCACTCTGAGCGACTTCTACGTGCAGAGCGGCTCCAGCCACGTCACCATCTACTGGGAAACGGCCACCGAACTGGACAACTTCGGCTTTCACATCTGGCGCGGCACGACGAACAGCCTGGACAACGCCACGCGCATCACGCCCTACCTCATTCCCAGCCAGGTCGGCGGCCAACCCATTGGCGCGGAATATGAATACGAAGACGAAAACGTGCAACAGGGCAACACCTACTTCTACTGGCTGGAAGCGATAGACGTGAATGCGCATTCCGATTACTACGGCCCGGCGCAAGGTATGTTGGGCGGCGGCAATCCGTTGGCAACGGCCACGAGCGGCAGCGACAATGCAACGCCGATTCCCACCAGCACGAATGCGCCCACGCCGCCGCCGCCGCCACAAAACACGGTGGTTCCTTCGCCCACGTCGCGCCCACCGGCGACGATGACGCCGCCGCCGCCCACGCCAACGCGCCCACCGGCAGTCACGCCGCTGCCAACGACCAATCTGACCCGACTGGATACGACGGAAATGCCGGCATCTCCCACACCTCCCCCCACGCCCCCTCCGCAACCCACCAACACGCTTCGCCCCGCCACGCCCACATTCACCCCGCACCCCACATCCGTGCCCTCCCCCGGCGCGACGGTGGACACGGCCACCCCCACGAACGACAGCCAGGTTCACGTCGTGGGATCTGGCGCATCGCCCCCCACCCCCACGCTGGCCGCGCTCACCGGCCCCCCGCCCATCCCTGGTCGTTTTTCGTTCGCGGTGTGGGGAGGGTTGATTGCCGGCATCCTCCTCACCATCGGCGGCATCAGCGGCATCATCACCCTCATCACCCTCATCAAACGTCATCAAACCCGCGAGTAACTCATGCACAAACCGCGCCCCGCCATCCTCATCAGCCTCGGCTTGCTCACCATCCTCTTCCTCGCCGCCGGCCTCTACGTCTTCTTCCACGGACGCAGCCAGAGCCAGGCCATCTCCAGCCAACCGCTGCCCCTGGGCACAGCCCCCGGCGCGCTCCGCCTCACCATCGACGAAACCGGCATCGCCGCCGTCACCCAGCAGGAAGTGCGAGACGCGGGTCTCGTGTTTGAATCATTCGCCCCCGCCGGACTCAGCCTCACCCGCGACGGGCAGCCCATCCCCTTCGCCATTCAAGGAGAAGGGCGCGATGCCACCCTCTACTTCTACGCCCAGGCCATCACCAGCACCACGGAAGCGCCCGCCGTCTACTGGCTGGCTCCGGGCGTGGGCATCAACATGGACGCGGGCGGCAGCGACACCGCCAGCGCCGCCAACACCGCCACCAGCTACGAGGACCGCCGCTGGGAGACCAACACCACTTTTCTGGCACAGGCCAGCGGCCACGATCTCTGGTTGGGACAGCTCATCTTCGCCCCCAGCCAGCAGGAAATCCCCCTCGACGACGTAACCGCCACGGGCGGTCCTGGCATCCTCACCGTGCGCGTATGGGCCAATAATCAGGCTCCCCCCAACCCGGACCATCATCTGGAAATCCTCCTCAACGGTGCGCCGGTTGCCGACCAGTATTGGGAAGGAATCACGGAACAAACCATTGAGGCGAAAGTGCCCGCCGGGCTGCTGCGGTCCAAAGACAATGTCCTCACGCTGTCCGCGCCGGGCGACACGGGCGCGGCAGGGGAACAACTCTACCTGGATTGGATTGCCCTTTCCTACGAAAGCAGTTTGAATGCCGACCAACGCCAGCTACTTTTCGCGCCTTCTGCCGGCATGGTGGACATCCACAACCTGGAGCGACAAAACGGCGTCATCCTGGACATCACCACTCCCGACATCCCCCGTCGCGTCACCCAGGTCAGCCACGAAAACCGCACCGCCCGCTTCCCCGCCCCCGCCGACCACCAATACGCCGCCGCCAACCCGGCAACCTTCCTCAAACCCACCATCAGCCTCGCCCCTTATTGGGAAACTTTGAAAGACCCCAGCCGCGGCGCCCGATACGTCGCCATCGTCGCCGACCTCCCCGGTTTCGCCGAGGCCGTGCAGCCGCTGCTGGACTACCGCCAGCAGCAAGGGTTGTCCGTCACCATGATCCCCGTGGGCCAGATTTACGATGAGTTTGCCTACGGACGACAGACCCCCCAGGCCATCCGCGATTTTCTGGCCTATGCGGTGGCGAACTGGAACCCGGCCCCCCACTTTGTGCTGTTGGCGGGTGATGCGACGTATGATTTGCGGGACTTTAGTGCCGGCAAAAACCGCAACCTCATCCCCACCTACCTCGTCAATACCACCTTCGCCGGCTACGTCGCCAGCGACACCTGGTACACCCTCCTCAGCAACAACACCCTCTCCCCCAGCCTGGCTATTGGCCGCCTGCCCGCCCAAACCCCCGCCGAACTACAAACAATGGTCGAAAAAACCATCAGCTACGAAACCGGCGCCGCCGCCGATTGGAGCAGCCGCGCCCTCCTCGTCGCCGACGACGAACCCAACTTCAGCCTCACCTCCGACAGACTCAGCAGCAGCCTCGCCACGTTTGGCTTCCAAACCGAGAAACTGTACATGGAGCAAAACGACGATACCAACTTCAACAAAGAGGCCATCATTGGGGCCATCAACAACGGCGTCGGCATCCTCAACTACGTCGGGCACGGCAGCATTGAAGTGTGGGGCGACGAAAAAGTGCTGCGCGCCGAAGACGCCGCCACCCTCATCAACTACGCCCGCCTCCCCATCTTCACCACCTTCACCTGCCTCAATGGGTACTTCAACCATCCCCAGGTAGATGCCCTGGCGGAAACCCTGCTCTGGACCCCCGGCGGCGGCATCGTCGCTGCCGTGGCTCCCTCAGGCCGCTCCACCACCACGCAGCAAACGCCGCTCGCCGATGAGTTTTACGGTACGCTGCTCAACAGGGAAACGTTGACGCTCGGCGAGGCGCTGCAAGCGGCAAAGGTCGCCGCCGCCGCCAACCCCGACCTGGCGGATGTGATCCACACCTTCAACCTGCTCGGCGACCCTGCCCTCCATTTCCAACATCCTCACCCCGCCGGCGGCTAAGGCTTTTTCGGAATTTGAAATGTGACTATACAGGTCATCTGCCCAGATTGGACCAATTTGCTCTGGTTGAATCTTATTGATGTCTACAAAATTGGTCCAATCTCTCGGAGACGTGAATAGTTACTTTGAAATATCCTATTCCATACCGAAAAAGCCTCAAGCCAATCCAGAAAATCACGCCTTTTCCGGATCGATATTTTTCTGGATTAGCCAATTCCGCACGTTGTCCCCCGTTTCGCCACGCCAACCCCATCCCCCGCGCTTGCCTATTTGACTTGACCAACACGAACGAATGTGCTACACTCCCTCATAACTATGCGAAAAGTGTGAGGCGAATGCCGGCATTCCTCACCATCCCCAACCACCAACCATCACCCTTTCCCGCAGGAGGTATACACCCATGAGCGACAACCAACAAGCGCCATTACTTACTCCCGAGGAACTTCCACCTGCCGTTAACGCCTTTCCCATCAACGCCAACGCCTCTCTACAGGCGGCACTCGGTCTTTTTCAACAACATATGCAGGAAGAAGGCTTCTCCATCAACACCCAAAAAGCATTTGCCAGCGACATCCGCCTACTGGGCAAATACCTGGGCATCGGCCAACCAGTCGGCGAAATCGGCACCAAAAACCTGAACGACTTCCTCCATTGGCTGACCGAAGAGCGCGGCGTACCCTGCAGCCCCAAAACCTACGCCCGTCGCGTCACCACGCTCAAAGTCTTCTTCGGTTGGCTGCAAGAAAATGGCGTCCTCATCATTGATCCCGCCAATGCCGTCATCCAACGCACAGTACGCAGCCCACTGCCCACCGTGCCGGACGAGGAAGACCTGGCCAAAGCATTGGTAGCGACCGGCGCCTGGCGGCGCGGCGAGGGGGACGCCAAAGGCAAGCCAGATGCACGCCCCCACCTGCTGCTGACGCTGCTGCTGCAAACAGGCATCAAGAAAGGGGAAGCCATGGCCATTGTGCCGAATCATATTGACCGCGGCGATCCGGAACGCCCCATCCTCTTTATTCGCTATAAGAATCCGCGTCTGCGCTACAAAGAGCGCAAGGTGGAACTGGAGCCGGAGTGGCTGCTGACGCTTGATGAATACCTCGATCAATACCGGCCGCCGGATACGCTGTTCACCTGCACAGCTCGTAACCTGGAATACATTCTGCGCGACGTGGGCGAGGCCACCGGTTTGCCACCGGGTTTACTCTCCTTTGAGAACTTGCGTTGGACTTCTGCCTTGCATGATTACCAAAATCAGGTAGAACATGACAAAATCCGTCAGAAATTGGGGTTGTCTAAAGTAACCTGGCGTGAGACACGCGCCAAATTGGCCCAGTTACATGAACTGGCGTCATCCGCCTGAGTGGTTGTCCGCAATTAAATTAGCGGAAATGTGCGGACAGCT
This region includes:
- a CDS encoding radical SAM protein; its protein translation is MTEQYRDADGQINLYQNIVNKTQRQHRLLSVQWEITYRCNERCTHCYLDVLPPGAQMPGEVSTEEARRIIDDLAGLGALTITFSGGEVFLRRDIFEISHYARQKGFAIRYFTNGILIKPGVADRIAAVKPVVVEMSVYGSNAGTHDSITQVPGSFDLTMRAIRLLLERGVRCLIKTPIMKENIGQVVELQQLAADLGIGFQYDLTIIPKHTGDVSPLRHRPTDDQLLGFLRERVTPETWNLYPQNDSFRFCGIGMNSLNISPTGDIQTCLGARVTAGNLREAPIAQIWKESPVWEETSSLTLQNLPVCSTCELRQFCVRCHGTAAFEDGDMLGCSSVAYREARLRRQAYQENRRLMDKGVN
- a CDS encoding PqqD family protein; translated protein: MNMMQLHPKPHPQTAGRVIEGEAVLILADSSEIKVLNDVGSRIFELADGSRSVAAICQMIAQEYDVTLEVARADVADFLRELVDVHVMVFAEAQDEAK
- a CDS encoding phage integrase N-terminal SAM-like domain-containing protein gives rise to the protein MSDNQQAPLLTPEELPPAVNAFPINANASLQAALGLFQQHMQEEGFSINTQKAFASDIRLLGKYLGIGQPVGEIGTKNLNDFLHWLTEERGVPCSPKTYARRVTTLKVFFGWLQENGVLIIDPANAVIQRTVRSPLPTVPDEEDLAKALVATGAWRRGEGDAKGKPDARPHLLLTLLLQTGIKKGEAMAIVPNHIDRGDPERPILFIRYKNPRLRYKERKVELEPEWLLTLDEYLDQYRPPDTLFTCTARNLEYILRDVGEATGLPPGLLSFENLRWTSALHDYQNQVEHDKIRQKLGLSKVTWRETRAKLAQLHELASSA